The Solanum pennellii chromosome 11, SPENNV200 genome contains a region encoding:
- the LOC107003184 gene encoding uncharacterized protein At4g38062 has product MDTVHEALDEAKLEIERLRANYQSKAELCENLKRVNNELLTKKQEANLKVEKLTHELSGKEDELAVTEQLHEAIESKLKEKESAVKHLSSTNDKLRADIAEMLRKFEEENRGLALALDGANSTNMDQEQQIRSLEQEIEGLRASASQKKKSLEVDERRAKASKELRNNDDMLLEMEQENRKLTDQLKWRNEQFIHLEEAHGKLRQQLQKCEEEKQGLALSLDGANSTNVDQEQQIRSLKKEIEGLREFVSASQKKSSEAEKRAKASKELRHSDDMLFEIEEENRKLEEQLKWKKEQFSYLEEAHGKLKQQLSKYEEDSRGMALALDGANAINLDQEQQIRSLKQEIEGLREFVSSSRKRSSEAEKRAKTSKELRHNDDMLLDMEEEIKKLSDQLKWKKESFSHLEEAHGRLRQQHQEEGKEWAKERSTLLDEISKLQTKLDSQLRILKDLESRLWMCNQALAHEESKKKLLEVQLAESKTSFNSVCAEYEESKSIIESLTSQRDKEIANLRDILGSRDTLHKEMEYQFRRVEQENHELMTSLRELQEAKIQEAGASSSLSKLRNKLRGLEQVHKDCFGNLKAKEAEWASKLEKLTEELDICKFTVQSKDTLITELREELESCELLTLQLTLQNEETSMMLLVLKYQFFELHQRIADDYASMELEKREGVENISTLIKQLNTKNEALVRVQEDLEEEREKVALLSEKIESLNSEEQQQLPLQREVDTLKEMLKEASTSQSHLKEQVLHTKSDLEQVRDALDRANEELAESFEEGNELEFELQVWKSVAEKLKANLEENLQMRRQIEASLLAQADVEFDLKQERESLELELAEKDTRVNELQQQLFDQKREQTALLSENIEDKKTSQDLQKEVQYLEQEWVRKELEGAILAQVEAETKHKMEKESLHQIVEEKDHRIYDLLKEVEYLEQEWVTKDLESAIFEHVEAETQHKKEKESLHQLVEEKDHRINVLQKEVEYLEQEWVRKELEGAIFEHMKAETQHKKEKESLHQLVEEKDHRINDLQKEVEYLEQEWVRKELEGAIFAKVEAETKHKKEKESLRQLVEEKNHRIYDLQRLVNSLENEFESSTSSFSASLSEMQAEVDMFHKTWETMRTEEILKEIEIQMRNLVIVELENEFCKLQKEVEHLEKHVSNSVGKRTKLEAEMEAKRSEIDVLQFKLEKQVRSSDIVIKNLRKEKAKLLEDVMKLSSDKDKLLDTFTDLSERISRMSKEDMQLAGSLERMVQNCDSSMPGTDLKWDNEFYDPVKENNSRHPSTPTSTSTKRLEAILDERSPLRSLNN; this is encoded by the coding sequence ATGGACACAGTACATGAAGCACTAGATGAGGCCAAACTTGAGATTGAAAGGCTCAGGGCAAACTACCAAAGTAAAGCTGAGTTGTGTGAGAACTTGAAAAGAGTCAACAATGAGTTGCTAACCAAGAAGCAGGAGGCGAATTTGAAAGTAGAGAAGCTCACTCATGAATTGTCTGGGAAAGAAGATGAGCTTGCTGTCACTGAACAGTTGCACGAAGCAATCGAGTCAAAACTTAAAGAAAAGGAGTCTGCTGTCAAGCATCTAAGTTCTACAAATGATAAGCTTCGTGCTGATATTGCTGAGATGCTCCGAAAGTTTGAGGAAGAGAATAGAGGGCTGGCATTGGCGTTAGATGGTGCTAATTCAACTAATATGGATCAGGAACAGCAGATTCGTTCTCTCGAACAAGAAATTGAGGGGCTAAGGGCTTCTGCTTCGCAGAAGAAAAAGTCCTTGGAAGTTGATGAGAGGAGAGCCAAAGCATCCAAAGAGCTGAGAAACAACGATGATATGCTACTGGAGATGGAGCAGGAAAACAGGAAGCTCACAGATCAACTAAAATGGAGGAACGAACAGTTCATTCATCTGGAAGAGGCTCATGGCAAGCTCAGGCAACAACTTCAAAAATGTGAAGAAGAGAAACAAGGGCTGGCGTTGTCTTTAGATGGTGCTAATTCAACTAATGTGGATCAGGAGCAACAGATTCGTTCTCTTAAAAAGGAGATTGAAGGGCTCAGGGAATTCGTATCGGCTTCACAAAAGAAGTCCTCAGAAGCTGAGAAGAGAGCCAAAGCATCCAAAGAGCTGAGACACAGTGATGATATGCTTTTTGAAATAGAGGAGGAAAACAGGAAACTTGAGGAACAACTTAAATGGAAGAAGGAACAGTTCAGTTATCTGGAGGAGGCTCATGGCAAGCTCAAGCAACAGCTTAGCAAGTATGAAGAAGATAGTAGAGGGATGGCGTTGGCTCTAGATGGTGCAAATGCAATTAATTTGGATCAAGAGCAACAAATTCGTTCTCTCAAACAAGAAATTGAGGGGCTAAGGGAATTTGTATCATCTTCGCGGAAAAGGTCCTCAGAAGCTGAGAAGAGGGCTAAAACATCCAAAGAATTGAGACACAATGATGATATGCTGCTTGACATGGAGGAGGAAATCAAGAAGCTATCAGATCAACTTAAATGGAAGAAGGAATCGTTCAGTCATCTGGAGGAGGCTCATGGCAGACTCAGGCAACAACACCAAGAGGAGGGGAAAGAATGGGCCAAGGAGAGATCCACATTGCTAGATGAGATTTCCAAACTGCAGACGAAATTAGATTCTCAGCTAAGAATATTGAAAGATCTTGAAAGCCGTTTGTGGATGTGCAATCAGGCTTTAGCTCATGAAGAAAGCAAGAAAAAACTACTGGAAGTTCAACTTGCTGAGTCTAAAACATCCTTTAACAGTGTCTGTGCGGAGTACGAGGAATCCAAGTCTATAATTGAGAGCCTGACTAGTCAGAGGGACAAAGAGATTGCGAATCTAAGAGATATATTGGGTTCAAGGGATACACTTCACAAGGAAATGGAATACCAATTTAGGAGGGTAGAGCAAGAGAATCATGAATTGATGACATCCCTTAGAGAACTCCAGGAAGCCAAAATTCAAGAAGCTGGAGCTTCTTCTTCCTTGTCAAAACTCCGAAACAAGCTCAGAGGCCTGGAGCAGGTGCACAAGGACTGTTTTGGTAATCTCAAAGCCAAAGAAGCTGAATGGGCTTCTAAATTGGAGAAACTAACAGAAGAGCTTGATATCTGCAAGTTTACTGTACAGAGCAAAGACACTTTAATTACTGAACTTCGAGAGGAGTTGGAGTCGTGTGAATTATTAACATTGCAGTTAACACTACAGAATGAGGAGACGTCCATGATGCTGTTAGTGTTGAAATATCAGTTTTTTGAGCTCCATCAAAGAATTGCTGATGATTATGCTTCTATGGAATTGGAAAAGAGAGAAGGAGTTGAGAATATCTCTACTCTAATCAAACAGTTGAATACGAAGAATGAAGCTCTTGTTAGAGTTCAGGAAGATCTCGAAGAGGAGCGTGAAAAGGTAGCACTGCTGTCAGAAAAGATCGAGTCCTTGAATTCTGAAGAACAACAACAGCTTCCTTTACAAAGAGAGGTTGATACACTAAAGGAAATGCTGAAAGAAGCATCAACTTCCCAAAGTCATTTGAAGGAGCAGGTATTGCATACAAAGAGTGACTTGGAACAAGTTCGTGATGCCTTGGATAGAGCAAATGAAGAACTAGCTGAAAGTTTCGAAGAAGGAAATGAACTGGAATTTGAACTGCAGGTATGGAAATCTGTTGCTGAGAAGTTGAAAGCCAACTTGGAAGAAAACCTTCAAATGAGGAGACAAATAGAAGCCTCCCTTCTTGCCCAAGCAGATGTTGAATTTGACCtcaaacaagaaagagaaagccTTGAACTCGAGCTGGCAGAAAAAGATACAAGAGTGAATGAACTCCAGCAGCAGCTCTTCGACCAGAAAAGGGAACAGACAGCGTTGCTCAGTGAAAACATTGAGGACAAAAAGACTTCTCAGGATCTTCAGAAGGAAGTGCAGTATTTGGAGCAAGAGTGGGTGAGAAAAGAGCTTGAAGGTGCCATTTTAGCACAAGTGGAAGCAGAAACAAAGCATAAGATGGAAAAAGAGAGCCTCCACCAGATTGTTGAAGAGAAAGACCACAGAATATATGATCTTCTGAAGGAGGTGGAGTATTTGGAGCAAGAGTGGGTGACAAAAGATCTTGAAAGTGCCATTTTTGAGCACGTGGAAGCAGAAACACAGCATAAGAAGGAGAAAGAGAGTCTCCACCAGCTTGTTGAAGAGAAAGACCACAGAATAAATGTTCTTCAGAAGGAGGTGGAGTATTTGGAGCAAGAGTGGGTGAGAAAAGAGCTTGAAGGTGCCATTTTTGAGCACATGAAAGCAGAAACGCAGCATAAGAAGGAGAAAGAGAGCCTCCACCAGCTTGTTGAAGAGAAAGACCACAGAATAAATGATCTTCAGAAGGAGGTGGAGTACTTGGAGCAAGAGTGGGTGAGAAAAGAGCTTGAAGGTGCCATTTTTGCCAAAGTGGAAGCAGAAACAAAGCATAAGAAGGAGAAAGAGAGCCTCCGCCAGCTTGTTGAAGAGAAAAACCACAGAATATATGATCTCCAGCGGCTTGTCAACTCGCTGGAAAATGAGTTTGAAAGCTCAACTAGCTCATTCTCAGCCAGTCTCTCAGAGATGCAAGCAGAGGTTGATATGTTTCATAAAACCTGGGAGACGATGAGAACAGAGGAGATCCTAAAGGAGATTGAGATACAGATGAGGAACTTGGTAATCGTTGAATTGGAAAATGAATTTTGCAAGTTGCAAAAGGAAGTGGAGCACTTGGAGAAACACGTGTCCAATTCTGTTGGAAAAAGGACAAAGCTTGAAGCAGAGATGGAAGCCAAAAGATCAGAGATAGATGTATTGCAGTTTAAACTTGAAAAGCAAGTAAGAAGTTCAGATATCGTGATCAAGAACCTTCGTAAAGAAAAAGCAAAGCTTCTTGAAGATGTCATGAAATTGTCATCAGACAAGGACAAGTTGCTTGATACTTTCACGGACTTATCAGAAAGAATTTCCCGGATGTCTAAGGAAGATATGCAGCTAGCTGGTAGTTTGGAAAGGATGGTACAAAACTGTGACAGCAGTATGCCGGGAACAGACTTGAAATGGGATAATGAATTCTATGACCCTGTTAAAGAGAACAATAGCAGACACCCCTCCACTCCAACTTCCACTTCAACCAAGAGATTAGAAGCTATTCTTGATGAAAGATCACCGTTGAGATCTCTAAACAATTAA